In Paenibacillus sp. BIC5C1, a genomic segment contains:
- a CDS encoding chemotaxis protein CheX: protein MKAEVINPFLESARNVFEQLIQVSPSTGSLGVKNVEYIADHVWIVIGMTGQLSGNIVFGIQESVALKIVSAMMGGFVITEMDEMSKSAISELGNMISGNASTILSNQGVVVDITPPQVMNSEYLTSFSATKALSIPLLMDGIGEMDIQVMIS, encoded by the coding sequence GTGAAAGCGGAAGTGATTAATCCTTTCCTGGAATCCGCACGGAACGTATTCGAACAGCTCATCCAGGTTTCGCCTTCCACCGGGAGTCTTGGCGTGAAAAATGTGGAGTACATTGCAGACCATGTCTGGATCGTGATCGGAATGACTGGACAACTGAGCGGAAACATCGTGTTTGGAATACAAGAGTCGGTTGCATTGAAAATTGTTTCTGCCATGATGGGCGGTTTTGTCATTACAGAAATGGACGAAATGAGTAAAAGTGCTATATCGGAACTTGGCAATATGATTAGCGGGAATGCAAGTACCATCCTGTCCAATCAGGGTGTCGTTGTTGATATTACACCTCCACAAGTGATGAATTCCGAATATCTGACTTCCTTTAGTGCAACGAAGGCATTGAGCATTCCTTTGCTGATGGACGGAATCGGTGAGATGGATATTCAAGTAATGATCTCGTAG
- a CDS encoding LysR family transcriptional regulator: protein MNISQLETLITISKTMSFRKAGELLNLTQPAVSAQIKSLEDEFSTVLVDRNQPVTLTDRGQVFLQHAERMLDIVGELKQKLMDLDETPQGHIRLGTTTSIAIQILPRVLSYFQDQFPLIKTSIQSLPSSQIYTQVENGMVDLGIGYLTERNPNLNTSVLYYDTFELVVSPSHPLAKQKHAAVDVLRSTPLILLSPDTVGRRFTEGIFKKHNIEPNIVMELSSSEEVKRMVEINLGAAVISKQSVAHELRQGTLRMIPLSELEVSHPVGVIYKSSRYLNSAMQQFLSDLKGMPETQFISSE, encoded by the coding sequence ATGAATATCAGTCAACTGGAGACGCTGATTACCATCTCGAAAACGATGAGTTTCCGCAAAGCCGGAGAACTCCTAAATTTGACTCAGCCCGCCGTCTCGGCCCAGATCAAGAGCCTGGAGGATGAATTCAGCACCGTTCTTGTTGATCGGAACCAACCCGTCACCCTCACCGATCGGGGACAGGTATTTCTTCAACATGCCGAACGTATGCTGGACATCGTGGGAGAGCTGAAACAGAAGCTGATGGATCTCGATGAGACCCCTCAGGGACATATCAGACTCGGTACAACCACATCCATTGCCATTCAGATTTTGCCACGGGTCTTATCCTACTTTCAGGATCAATTTCCACTCATCAAGACCAGTATCCAATCCCTGCCTTCCTCACAGATCTATACCCAGGTCGAGAATGGTATGGTCGATCTCGGTATCGGTTATCTTACAGAGCGTAATCCTAACCTGAATACGTCCGTGCTGTATTATGATACGTTCGAACTTGTGGTATCTCCTTCCCATCCACTGGCGAAGCAAAAGCATGCTGCTGTGGATGTTCTGCGCAGCACACCTCTGATTTTGCTATCTCCGGATACGGTGGGGCGCCGTTTTACGGAAGGCATTTTCAAAAAACATAATATTGAGCCCAATATCGTCATGGAGTTGTCGAGCAGCGAGGAAGTGAAACGGATGGTTGAGATTAACCTCGGGGCAGCCGTTATATCCAAACAATCCGTTGCCCATGAGTTACGGCAAGGCACACTGCGTATGATTCCACTCAGTGAACTGGAGGTCAGTCACCCTGTCGGAGTTATTTACAAATCAAGTCGTTATCTCAATTCGGCCATGCAGCAATTCCTGAGCGATCTCAAAGGCATGCCGGAGACCCAGTTCATCAGTTCAGAATGA
- a CDS encoding histidinol-phosphatase produces the protein MKFDLHTHHFRCGHADGNIRDYIEAGIQSGLQVIGISDHTPYFGSDEEQAFPRIAMGKSELRHYVEEVLALKEEYAGKIDVLLGIESDYFPAHADLYRSTLGQFPFDYIIGSVHHTEDVSIFNKTRWNGLSDARKVEVKESYYALIRQSARSGMFQILGHIDAMKGNYPPFSDIIADQAIDETLQVIAESNVAIEINTSGKTKLSGGWYPSDAILERAHHYGVKVTFGSDAHKPQRVADELDDVRTRLQEIGFTEWVYFKQKQMQVVPF, from the coding sequence ATGAAATTTGATCTTCACACCCATCATTTTCGTTGTGGTCATGCAGACGGCAATATTCGCGACTATATTGAGGCAGGTATTCAGTCTGGACTTCAGGTCATCGGTATCTCGGATCATACACCTTACTTCGGCAGTGACGAAGAACAGGCTTTCCCCCGGATCGCGATGGGCAAGTCGGAATTGCGTCATTACGTGGAAGAAGTACTAGCTCTGAAGGAAGAATACGCGGGCAAGATTGATGTGCTGCTTGGCATTGAATCCGACTATTTCCCTGCCCATGCCGATTTGTATCGCAGTACGTTGGGGCAATTTCCTTTTGATTATATTATTGGTTCAGTTCACCATACAGAAGATGTCAGCATATTCAACAAAACCCGCTGGAATGGATTAAGCGATGCGCGTAAGGTTGAAGTGAAAGAGAGTTACTACGCATTGATTCGGCAATCAGCCCGAAGCGGCATGTTCCAGATTCTCGGACATATTGATGCCATGAAAGGAAATTATCCTCCTTTCTCGGACATTATCGCAGATCAAGCCATTGATGAAACGTTGCAGGTCATTGCAGAATCGAACGTGGCTATTGAAATTAATACGTCTGGTAAAACCAAGCTTAGTGGTGGCTGGTACCCGTCCGATGCCATTCTGGAGCGTGCGCATCATTACGGAGTGAAGGTGACCTTTGGATCGGACGCCCATAAACCGCAGCGTGTGGCCGATGAACTGGATGACGTTCGTACACGTCTGCAAGAGATTGGATTCACCGAATGGGTATATTTTAAGCAGAAACAAATGCAAGTTGTACCGTTTTAA
- a CDS encoding GNAT family N-acetyltransferase has protein sequence MLTRKMLGQGLPALWTERLVLRSLRQSDYSTLWELFSDPQVIRYVNRGSQPTPIRARRLLNQIRSSSAKLDSLHYGICWKGSDQIIGITSFQHWNDQNGTAQIGYILNRSCWGKGVATEAVQRLLEFGFAELNLCKVEARCYEANVSSERVLCKSGMIYERTLPSFVLNHEDGEKPDTLLDVKVYSLYREQHVRSHWENRLQTLVSDKHE, from the coding sequence ATGCTGACCCGAAAAATGCTGGGCCAAGGATTGCCTGCTTTATGGACAGAGCGCCTTGTTCTTCGATCATTACGTCAGAGTGATTACAGCACATTGTGGGAGCTGTTTTCCGACCCTCAGGTGATCCGTTATGTAAACAGGGGGAGTCAGCCCACACCAATCCGGGCTCGGCGATTATTGAATCAGATTCGCAGCAGCAGTGCCAAGCTGGATTCACTGCATTACGGCATCTGCTGGAAAGGCAGCGATCAGATCATCGGCATCACTTCATTCCAGCATTGGAACGACCAGAACGGTACCGCACAGATTGGATATATTCTGAACAGGTCCTGCTGGGGTAAGGGAGTCGCAACTGAGGCAGTACAGCGTTTGCTGGAATTCGGTTTTGCCGAGCTTAATTTGTGCAAAGTGGAAGCCCGCTGTTACGAGGCAAATGTATCATCCGAACGGGTTCTCTGCAAAAGCGGTATGATTTATGAACGGACCTTGCCCTCGTTTGTTTTGAATCATGAGGATGGAGAGAAGCCGGATACCCTGCTGGATGTTAAGGTGTATAGTCTGTATCGTGAACAGCATGTCCGTTCTCATTGGGAAAATCGGCTGCAAACGTTGGTATCCGACAAGCACGAGTAA
- a CDS encoding metallophosphoesterase family protein has translation MERIAIVSDIHGNMTAWEAVLKDIRSRGLKRIFCLGDLVGKGPDPVQVVDLVRETCEQVIRGNWDELVAVNQDNENFTWQAKRLGKERLLYLESLPFSHQLELSGRTIRLVHASPQSVYHRVQPWDEIEKRLAMFDAPADEPGLGVADVVGYGDVHNAYLQFMNGKMLFNAGSVGNPLDFTQASYCILEGENSSDRNTPFNLQFVRVPYDIEQEVKTAQQAQVPSLDFYIRELRTGVYRGLQTD, from the coding sequence ATGGAACGAATTGCGATTGTATCCGATATTCATGGCAATATGACTGCTTGGGAAGCGGTATTAAAAGATATTCGGAGTCGCGGATTGAAGCGAATCTTTTGTCTTGGCGACCTCGTTGGCAAAGGACCTGATCCGGTACAGGTTGTCGATCTGGTGAGGGAGACATGTGAGCAAGTTATCCGTGGCAACTGGGATGAGTTGGTTGCCGTTAATCAGGACAATGAGAATTTTACTTGGCAAGCGAAGCGGTTGGGTAAAGAACGATTGTTGTATCTGGAGAGCCTGCCGTTTAGCCACCAATTAGAGCTGAGTGGTCGTACCATCCGTTTAGTGCACGCCTCTCCCCAAAGTGTATATCACCGCGTACAGCCGTGGGATGAGATTGAGAAGAGGTTAGCGATGTTCGATGCTCCGGCAGATGAGCCTGGGCTTGGTGTGGCGGATGTCGTGGGATATGGAGATGTGCATAACGCATACTTACAATTTATGAATGGAAAAATGTTGTTCAATGCAGGCAGCGTGGGTAACCCGCTTGATTTTACCCAGGCTTCTTACTGTATCCTTGAAGGAGAGAACAGCAGCGATCGGAACACCCCGTTCAATCTTCAATTTGTAAGGGTGCCTTATGATATTGAGCAGGAAGTGAAGACTGCTCAGCAGGCTCAGGTGCCTTCGCTCGATTTCTATATCCGAGAACTTCGTACGGGCGTATATCGCGGGCTACAAACGGATTAG
- a CDS encoding metallophosphoesterase → MGETPREGSKISPPRRSQYGSDSEDSIFPGEEKDHDPSRRSFLLRMIFMTASASLLTGGYAWLWEPRHLEIKHVELKLPKFPKAFEGLRVIQFSDAHLGFHTGLKQMEKLAETIREQQPDLICFTGDMVEREAEPMRECIPALASMQAKYGKYAVLGNHDYRGQQQHEVELMFKEAGFTLLRNSHVLIERGDSRIAIVGLDDALTGRPDPLVAIKGLSREVWKLLLMHEPDYADIAAPYGFGLQLSGHSHGGQVRFPWIGALTTPRGSLKYIQGLYYAGDKHMPVYVNRGFGMTQLPIRFLCRPELTVFELKG, encoded by the coding sequence ATGGGAGAAACTCCGCGTGAGGGCAGCAAGATCTCGCCGCCCCGGCGCTCGCAGTATGGATCTGATTCGGAGGACTCCATTTTTCCCGGGGAGGAAAAGGACCATGATCCCTCCCGGCGCAGTTTTTTGCTGCGCATGATCTTCATGACGGCGAGTGCCAGTTTGCTCACAGGAGGATATGCCTGGTTGTGGGAGCCTCGTCATCTGGAGATCAAACACGTTGAATTGAAACTGCCCAAGTTTCCAAAAGCATTCGAGGGACTGCGTGTGATTCAGTTCAGTGATGCCCATCTTGGATTCCATACGGGGTTGAAACAAATGGAGAAGCTGGCTGAAACGATACGGGAACAGCAACCTGATCTGATTTGTTTTACCGGAGATATGGTTGAACGGGAAGCAGAACCGATGCGTGAATGTATTCCTGCACTGGCTTCGATGCAAGCGAAGTATGGTAAATACGCCGTATTGGGGAACCATGATTACCGTGGCCAGCAGCAGCATGAAGTGGAGCTGATGTTCAAAGAGGCCGGTTTCACGTTGCTTCGAAACAGCCATGTTCTGATTGAACGTGGGGATTCACGTATTGCGATCGTAGGTTTGGATGACGCGCTTACGGGCAGACCTGATCCTCTTGTAGCAATCAAGGGATTGAGTAGAGAGGTTTGGAAACTGCTACTTATGCATGAGCCTGATTATGCAGACATTGCAGCACCTTACGGTTTCGGACTACAGCTCTCTGGACACAGTCATGGCGGACAGGTGCGTTTTCCCTGGATAGGCGCACTGACTACACCGAGAGGTTCACTCAAGTATATTCAAGGGTTATATTACGCAGGGGATAAGCATATGCCAGTCTATGTGAACCGTGGCTTTGGCATGACCCAACTGCCGATTCGCTTTTTGTGCAGGCCGGAATTGACGGTTTTTGAATTAAAGGGTTAA